Sequence from the Drosophila subpulchrella strain 33 F10 #4 breed RU33 chromosome 3R, RU_Dsub_v1.1 Primary Assembly, whole genome shotgun sequence genome:
CTGCAGCTGGCGGAGAAGCGGACAAAGCAGCTGGAGTACACGGAAGGTGATTTGGCGGGCAGCCAGCTTGGCGTGGCTTGGGTGGGGTCCACATGTAGCTCCAGCTAACCCTTGTCATCCCTCACAGGCTATGGCGTCTACCTGTCCGAGATCATCATGAACCAGGCTCATGAGCTGCCACTCCGACAGATTGCGATCGTGATGCTCACTCGCTATGTGGAGAACCACTGGACGGATGACCAGGACTCGGGCGGAAAGGCCAATGGCTGCATGGCCAGCGAGCAGGCGAAGCGCACTATTCGGAACATCCTGCCCAATGGACTGTACGATCCCAACTCCAAGATCCGCTCCTCTGTCGCCCACACCATATCCACCATTGCAGCCACGGATTACCCACAGGGTTGGGCGGAGCTCTTTGACATCATTGTCAAGTGCCTGGGCGGCAACGAGGACTCCATTCACGGAGCCATGCAGGTCTTGCAGGACTTCACCTACGATGTAGAGCAGATCAAGGAACTGGGTCCGGTGGTCATACCCGAGGTCTATCGCATTTTCGACTCGGAACAGAATTACTCCATTAAAACCCGTGTATCGGCTATTCGCATTCTAAAGCCTCTGTTCGCTTCCATTGCCACACTGATATCCAACAAGGATGAGCAGAGCACCATGATGAGCTCCATTCTGACGAACTTCATGGACAAGCTTATGCATTACCTTAGCATGAACAGCGGCGCCGGATCGAGTTTCCTCCTCCGCTCGGAAATCATCAAGGGTGGGTTGAATTTCCGCTTCCTCGAAAAGTAAACTTATCTTTTATTCCTGACTTTAGTGTTTACCCATTTGGTCAACGAGATGCCCAAGTACATAAACCCCTTCATGGACCGCGTTTTGCCCATCGTTTGGCAGTTGCTCACCCAGATTGCCGAGACGTACGTAAAGGTGTCGGTGAACCAGACTGAGACGAATCCCCTGGCCAGCGGCGACAGCGAGGAGGATGACGAGCAGACCAATTTCCAAACACTGATCATCCAGATCCTAGAGTTTATCAACTGCATCCTGACATGCAACAAACTGCGCGGCAGCATCAAGAATGTGCTGGCGGATCTTATCTACATCACAATCGTATACATTCAGCTGAGCGAGGAGCAGTTAGAGGACTGGCAGGATGATCCGGAAAAGTTCGTGGACGATGAGGATGACGGTGGCGTGGAGCTGACGGTGCGCATGTGCGGCCGCGATGTTCTGCTGGTAAGTGGGAGGGCTTCTTCTATATATTTTCCAACTGATTAACCCACTTCCCCAGGCCATTAACGACGAGTTTGGAGCAAATGCCATTCAGCCACTGCAGGAGGCTTTGGGCAGGCATTTCAGCGTGGCCGAGGCGGAAAAGGCCGCCAATAACCCAAACTGGTGGAAGATCCAGGAGGCCTGCATGGACGCCGTTCATGCGTTCCGCGACATCATTCTCGAGGGCGACTCTACGTTTGACCTTCTCAACTATTTGAACATAGTTCGCAATCTGCTCGTTCACCAGGAATCGCCACCTCTAGTTGGTCGCGCTCTGTGGACTCTGAGCACCTACTCCAAGTCGGACCTCTACAATCCCCAGATGTTGGCCGAGATCCTTGATGTCACGCTGTGCAGCTTGTCGCCGGAGAAGTCGCACATCCTGAGAATCAGTGCAGTACGAACCCTCAACGGTTTCTTGCAAGCGAACGAAACTATCGAGGGGGAGAAGCGCACTTTGCTGGTTTCCAAGCTGCCTGGTTTCTTGGAAGGAATTATGGCATTGGTGCCGGGCTGCAAGGCCACAGTTTTGGCCTTGCTAATGGAGGCATTGACCATCATGGTTAAGGTTAGTGATCGTCAAGCTTTCATTGTCTATTTATGTAATCGAAGTATTATTTGTTGTTTCCAGTTTGATGCTGAATTCGCCTTTGCCAGCCAGGCCAAGATTACGCCCTTGGCCATTGCTGTATTCCTTAAGTACACCGAGGATCCGTTTGTGTTGGAAACGGTCCAGGATCTTATTAAAGCATTGTGCCAGCGCAAGGAGTGCCTGGGACCGCTACAGGAGAAGTTTATTCCAACAATCGTGAGCATCCTGGGGCTGACAGGAGCAGCCTCCACTGAGAAGCAGGACATTGCTCTGGATGTCCTGAACACAATCGTCCGATACACGGAGCCTCCCCTAAGCAACTCTCTTCTGGAGACTGCCTTTCCCGCCATAATCAACTGCGTCATGCACACGGATGACCATGCCGTCATGGTAGCCGGCGGCGAGTGTCTGCGCAGTTTCATTAATGTCTCGCCAGAGCAGATTTGCAGCTACAAGAACGGCGAGGGAGTCAACTGCATCATGCAGGTGGTGGCCACCGTCCTGTTAAATCCGATGAACAGCGAAATGACGGCGGCCGGCCAAGTTGGACGCCTTGTTATTACCATTATCACAAAGATGGGTAGCATGCTGGGTCAAAACGTGGACATGCTCCTGAAGGCTGTGATTAGCAAAATGCAGAACCTTGAGTGCCTAAAAGTGATCATGAATCTGGTTTTAATCTTCGCCCATTTGTTCCTTACCCAAATGGATGCCGTGCTCAATTTCCTGTCCACCGTTCCCGGACCAAATGGAGAGCCAGCGATGCAGTTTGTGCTCACCAATTGGCTTTCGCGCCAAAACTCCTTCTTTGGCAACTATGAGCGAAAGGTATATATTACATATATTCCATATTTACTGgtataaacttttttcctaACCAATCCCTTTGTTTTTCCACAGGTCACCACCATGGCCCTCTGCAAGCTGTTTGAGTATGGAGTGGCCACACAGGACAACCGCTTAACCACAATAACTTTCAAGGAGCTGGTGGACGACCCCACAGATACCCGTAGACGTACTCGCTCCGTAGCGGCTACAACCCAGAAGTGGGTTACCATTCCGGCGCTCGTGAAGATCTTCAAGGTTTTGATTTCCGAGTACCAGCACTTCCAAGAGAGCAAGACCGATGAGCCGCTCACGGACAGCGAGGAGGACGGCGAACCTGATGATTCACCAGGAAATCCGGCCAAGCCGCGATACATCTCCGATCTGTTCGAAACTGACGAGGATAATGCCGATGATGAGCATCTGCTGCAGGAGCTGCTCAAGGAAACCAACTACCAGGGCGACATTGCCGACAATCTGCAGAAGTTCCTTACCACCTTTACGCAGAACGAGCACTTCCCCACCTTCTACGAACACCTCACCGAGGGCGAACGCCTCGTCCTGCTCAACAAGGTGCAGCAGAAGTAGAAGGATGCAGCGGAGGAACCCCTCTTTTTTACGTGTTGTACGTCGATTTGTGttaattgtatttatatattgttGCTAACCCTTGGATTGaataaacatttatatattttctaatAAGCCAGTTATGAGTTGAAAtggatttgatttgatttttgaagTAGAAAAAAATAACGCAAATATAAAAAGCCACTTATAAAATGTAGATATttaattcttttaatattaCAAGGGATCGAAATCGTTTAGGTTAAAATGGAAACATTTACCCAGCATTAGATTTCAGCATATCCAAATGGGATCGCATTCGCATGATCATAAGGCCACCTCGTCGTGACGGAGCTTGTGCTGTAGTGGAATGTCGGCCTTGTAGGCATCCTGTaggaaaacagaaaaataaGGCAGGACTACAAATTTGAAGATCCATTAAACTCACCATGGGCTTTTCAGAGCCGAAAGCAAAGAACTTTCGTATGCAGGGAGTGAGCAGCACTGGATCCACTTTGTTGGGATTATTCTTTCCAAATACCAAGGTTCCTAGCAGAGCTACGATTATAGTGATGGAGGCACCAAAAGTGGTGTACCACATATAAGAGATCCGGTAGAGCGGAAAGATGTCCCTATTAATTCAAAGATTATTAAAAATGATCTAGTAAGTGAAGATCTTGGACTTACTCAGCAGATGCCACCAGGTGCGTTGAGTTGGCCAGACTGGTGGTCATATTGTAGCTGTAGTCGCACTGCTCCACATTCAACGGTTTCGTATGGTAGCTAATGGCTCCAGAGGCGATGGCCCATTGGGCATTTAGACTCACCCAGGACATGGCTATTACACCCATAATCCCGCCCAGCAAAGCGCTCTGAAATAAAgtattatacaatttaaagtgtattgaaattttaacgataaataaaatctttaagtagatttgaaatattttaaaatgtttaatttatttaaacttaCATTTCCATTGATCCAGGGTAGAAACAGACCTATAGTAAAGATACCAAACAAAGGACCGTTCGTAATCGCCTCCAGACTCATGGTCAGCTGAAGGACAGTGCCCATGTGCTCCACCACGTAGACCAGGCACACACAGAGGGCTCCCACTCCGACGACCACCAGGCGCATGATCCAGTTGATGGCCGAGCTGGTAAGCGGTTTCTTCACGTAAGGCTTGACGAAATCCTCCAGAACCACGGCAGACATGGAGTTGAGGCAGGTGGAAAGGGAACTTAAGGCGGCACTGAAGACGCCGGCAATGAAGAGTCCAGTCATGCCGGGCAGTTCGCCCAGGGTCTTCATCACAAAGAGCGGGAGGAGTTGATCTCGGGCTTTTGCCAGCTGGAATTGGATTGATATATATGATCCtgaaaataaactaaattacCAAGGACCAAACCCACCTTGGTGGTCAGGGGATCACAGTTCTGGTAGGTGGCGTAGATCAGCAGCCCATTGTATCCACAGAGCGCCATCAGGATGAGCACGCCGACGCAGAAGATGCAGAGCGCTTTCCGGGCATCGCCGAGGGACGGAAGGGACAAGTACCTCTGGATCATGTTCTGGGAAACAGCATTGGTCTGCGTCCAGTAGACAATCCCTCCGAAGAACAGGCACCAGAAGGTGTGGCGCACAGTGGGATCGATGCGAAGACTGCAAGACATGGTACACATATtccatttatatatttaaatattatatacttACTCTGGTGCTTCCAGCCGATCGCTGTTCCAAGCTCGCTCCAGTACCACTCCAGCTCCTCCAATGTCGTGCGTACCCTTTATCGCCACCAAGGAGAGCGCTCCAACCATGGACACTGCCTGCACCACGTCCGTCCAGACCACTGCCTTTAATCCTCCCAAGCTGGTGTAGAAAACGCAGATGATGCTCACGATCGGCGTGATCGTATGGACTCCAATTCCCGTCACCTGGTTGAAGGCCAACGCAGGTACATAGATTACTATGGGCAGATAGGCCACCTAGGATGGGATTGAgggtatacattttttattacctCTATCAGAAAAccttataaattataattaaactAATCCCATCTTAAATTCTATTAGGAATAAAAACCCCTTATATCTTTTCGTTTTTATAATCTTAAAGACTCATTAAGTTCAAGgataaagaaataatttaagtTAGTAATTATTTTATCCCTGATGTCTCTGATTATAGAACAATACAGCAGATAAGTGAATAATTGGCCTTTGAGGTCTCCCATATACTCACATTCATAATGGCAAACATAACTGATCCGTAAAGGCGTAGCCTGCGATCAAAGCGAATCTCCAGATACTGTTAGgaaatcaaatatatttcTGATAGTTCCAAACATGTATATCCAATACTCACCTCGTAGGTGGATGTGATATTCAGGTCGTGGAAAACGGGTAGGTAAAAAACACCCATTACCACACCCATGCCGATGACGCCGCAGGCCACATAGAGATACTGGATCCCATAGGAGTAGACCTCCGTGGGAAGACCGAGCAGCGTGATTCCGGATACAAAGCTGGCCACCAAGGAGAAGGCGATGGGGATTACCAGCATCTTTCTGCCGCCTAGCATATAGTCATCCTCGGAAACGGACTTGTTCATGAACCCGAAGTATATCCCAATCCCGATGCAGAGCAGGAACATCGAAACAAAGGCCACATAGTCCGGCCAGGCGAACTGCTGCAGCTCGCCCAGAATCTCCTCGATGTTCGCCATGGCGACTAACTACGTTGGATTTGGATGGTATATATGTCCGACTCTCGCGTTCGTCGGTGGCTCACTGAGCCCATGAGCTGCCCAGATTTGGGTGCCTCTGCCCAGGCTGCtgtgatttaattcaattccGCTCAATTATCAATTGTGGGGTAATTTAGTATCGGGGGCACGGGGTAGCGTCTATCTTTAGTTAAGCCGGCGGGCGGGGGAATTACGACACCTCCGTCTCCAGTTCCGGGAACGTCCCATTGATCATCGCTCCTCAGCGCAAGCACTGGCCCAATTCCCACTGGGGTCGTCACAGATCCCCCTTGTAAGCAATTATGTCACCCAGTACGCAAACTGATCTTTCGAAAATTCGCCAAGAGCCGGGCGCCGCAACTTAATCTCGGCACCAATCACAACCGAATCCCGGAGGTTGCACTACGGATCGGCATTTCCCGAAAAGTAACGCCCAATTGACGCTGTCGGAATTTTTACTGATGCCGATTGTAGTTGCACAAGAACTGAGTGGGAGCCATGCGCCACCCGAGGCTTAATACGTATATAGTCATTCACAGAACCACCTGGCAGAGAGCCAGGAGAACTGCAGCGGGATAGGAGTGGGATCAAGTGCAAGATCACCGGCGAATCGGCGGGAGCAATCAACAGAGCACTcggaaaaaatgtataaaatattcAAACGATTTTCAAAAACTTCTTTtcgaaaattataaattttgaataaaaaatgttaataaaattgtaaattaGACTGTTACATAATTATAATGTACAATCCGAAACCCATTAAAGGTTTTTATATTAAGTTAGATCTTAAATATGgttcttttttaaaaacaatttgtaaaagttttaaaatttaaatacataatgaaaaggttttattttattttagaaaatgtttaaaaaataaaaaagaattaaagaaACGTTTACAAATAGGTACACCTCATTAcaaaacttaatttttttcagTGAGGTTGTCCCTCAACTTGAAATCATTAGCAACAATCTCACAGAGAATTTCATTCATTTCAAATCACCGGCCTGCAGTTCGCTCTTCAGTATCCAAGAGGCCGCTCTCATCGCAATGGCCGCGACCACCGAGTTGGGATTCCCCGAGATGGGGCGGGGCAGGACTATGAAAAAATAGTCATAATTATTAATGGGTtcacaaaatatttcaaatttttgCAGATATTTTGATGATGCAATTATGGTTAAAAATAGATTTGAATTAAAAAGAGTGCCTACCGCTGGCATCCACCACCCGCACATTGGACACTCCCTGCAATctgaaaacaaatatttttgaaaaaaccaTTTGATATCGGCCACATTTCTACCTCAATTGTGTGTCCACGACGCTGCCCAGAGCACATGTACCTCCTGGATGATGTGATCCCAAGCCAATGTGCCGCATCAGACACTCCAGATAATGATCCGAAGGCTTGTTGTCCAAGAAATCCCGCTCGAAGGGTCCGAAGTTAGAGCACTCCTGCAGACGAGGCCAATGGATGCGGGGATGCAGTGAAGCAAAGGCAGCCGAAGTGACCAGCTGAAATGTAAGATACCATTATACCATTAGATCGAACTAATGGAAGTCGTAATATATGACTTACCTCCACTGCACTTCGAATTGCCGCAATGGTGCAGGACACATCCTCTTCGCTACTGAGATAGTTAGGATCTATCAGGGGATTTCTTCTCATGTGTCGGTTAAGAAGTCCCACGGACCCTCGTGACCTTGGCTGCAGGCAGTTGGAAATAACCACGAAACCCTCCTGGGAGGCGTTATAATAGCGTGGAAAGAGAGCCCGGAATGCTGGTCCCTTAAAATTTGATATTGACATCAGAGAAGATTCATCGATGGCACCGGCTCCAAAGAAGGTGATGCCGAAGGGTGATCCTCCATAACTAGCCACATTTCCCAGCACTCCGAAGTTTCCCAAAGGTCCGGTTCCAGAGCTTAGGAAGTTGATCAAGGTCATGGGATTGAGGAGCGTGTTCTGGTTTAGGGTAGGACCAGTAACTCCCATGGAAACGAAAAGTGGTACATTGAAGTGATCGTGCAGGTTGTGACCCACCAAAGGTAGGCTATGCTGAAGGGGAATCCCCATTTTGTTCAATACGGATGTGTCTCCGATTCCAGAGGCCAACAGAAGCTGAGGAGTTTGGTAAGCTCCAGCGCAGAGGATTAACTCTCTCCTCACCTCGATGCTAAATTCTTGCTCCCTGTTCTCCTCATCCTTAATCCCCACCAGAATGGAGGT
This genomic interval carries:
- the LOC119548020 gene encoding importin-9, coding for MSLQFQNDCGDSVKQAIIEELQNLLSSDTRALQLAEKRTKQLEYTEGYGVYLSEIIMNQAHELPLRQIAIVMLTRYVENHWTDDQDSGGKANGCMASEQAKRTIRNILPNGLYDPNSKIRSSVAHTISTIAATDYPQGWAELFDIIVKCLGGNEDSIHGAMQVLQDFTYDVEQIKELGPVVIPEVYRIFDSEQNYSIKTRVSAIRILKPLFASIATLISNKDEQSTMMSSILTNFMDKLMHYLSMNSGAGSSFLLRSEIIKVFTHLVNEMPKYINPFMDRVLPIVWQLLTQIAETYVKVSVNQTETNPLASGDSEEDDEQTNFQTLIIQILEFINCILTCNKLRGSIKNVLADLIYITIVYIQLSEEQLEDWQDDPEKFVDDEDDGGVELTVRMCGRDVLLAINDEFGANAIQPLQEALGRHFSVAEAEKAANNPNWWKIQEACMDAVHAFRDIILEGDSTFDLLNYLNIVRNLLVHQESPPLVGRALWTLSTYSKSDLYNPQMLAEILDVTLCSLSPEKSHILRISAVRTLNGFLQANETIEGEKRTLLVSKLPGFLEGIMALVPGCKATVLALLMEALTIMVKFDAEFAFASQAKITPLAIAVFLKYTEDPFVLETVQDLIKALCQRKECLGPLQEKFIPTIVSILGLTGAASTEKQDIALDVLNTIVRYTEPPLSNSLLETAFPAIINCVMHTDDHAVMVAGGECLRSFINVSPEQICSYKNGEGVNCIMQVVATVLLNPMNSEMTAAGQVGRLVITIITKMGSMLGQNVDMLLKAVISKMQNLECLKVIMNLVLIFAHLFLTQMDAVLNFLSTVPGPNGEPAMQFVLTNWLSRQNSFFGNYERKVTTMALCKLFEYGVATQDNRLTTITFKELVDDPTDTRRRTRSVAATTQKWVTIPALVKIFKVLISEYQHFQESKTDEPLTDSEEDGEPDDSPGNPAKPRYISDLFETDEDNADDEHLLQELLKETNYQGDIADNLQKFLTTFTQNEHFPTFYEHLTEGERLVLLNKVQQK
- the LOC119548039 gene encoding sodium-coupled monocarboxylate transporter 1 is translated as MANIEEILGELQQFAWPDYVAFVSMFLLCIGIGIYFGFMNKSVSEDDYMLGGRKMLVIPIAFSLVASFVSGITLLGLPTEVYSYGIQYLYVACGVIGMGVVMGVFYLPVFHDLNITSTYEYLEIRFDRRLRLYGSVMFAIMNVAYLPIVIYVPALAFNQVTGIGVHTITPIVSIICVFYTSLGGLKAVVWTDVVQAVSMVGALSLVAIKGTHDIGGAGVVLERAWNSDRLEAPDLRIDPTVRHTFWCLFFGGIVYWTQTNAVSQNMIQRYLSLPSLGDARKALCIFCVGVLILMALCGYNGLLIYATYQNCDPLTTKLAKARDQLLPLFVMKTLGELPGMTGLFIAGVFSAALSSLSTCLNSMSAVVLEDFVKPYVKKPLTSSAINWIMRLVVVGVGALCVCLVYVVEHMGTVLQLTMSLEAITNGPLFGIFTIGLFLPWINGNSALLGGIMGVIAMSWVSLNAQWAIASGAISYHTKPLNVEQCDYSYNMTTSLANSTHLVASAEDIFPLYRISYMWYTTFGASITIIVALLGTLVFGKNNPNKVDPVLLTPCIRKFFAFGSEKPMDAYKADIPLQHKLRHDEVAL
- the LOC119553102 gene encoding LOW QUALITY PROTEIN: uncharacterized protein LOC119553102 (The sequence of the model RefSeq protein was modified relative to this genomic sequence to represent the inferred CDS: inserted 1 base in 1 codon; substituted 1 base at 1 genomic stop codon); translated protein: MPIVVAQELSGSHAPPEAXYVYSHSQNHLAESQENCSGXRSGIKCKITGESAGAINRALGKNV
- the LOC119551932 gene encoding neither inactivation nor afterpotential protein G; the protein is MGLKFQKILVFGGIIIGFLSVIVILAGTLLKNSIPNVLSPEERHFAFDYVIVGAGTGGSTLTSLLAKHSNGSVLLVEAGGQFGLLSRIPLLTTFQQKGINDWSFLSVPQKHSSKGLIERRQCLPRGKGLGGSANLNYMLHFDGHGPDFDSWRDLHNLSDWGWAQMRSFMAAAKPKPPDMLEIPIRYSKLTEALNEAQAQFSHKDWIFRRSTYNIRNGLRYSVLQQFLNPMLHHSNLRLLPDALVKRIQLASSPLLHATSILVGIKDEENREQEFSIEVRRELILCAGAYQTPQLLLASGIGDTSVLNKMGIPLQHSLPLVGHNLHDHFNVPLFVSMGVTGPTLNQNTLLNPMTLINFLSSGTGPLGNFGVLGNVASYGGSPFGITFFGAGAIDESSLMSISNFKGPAFRALFPRYYNASQEGFVVISNCLQPRSRGSVGLLNRHMRRNPLIDPNYLSSEEDVSCTIAAIRSAVELVTSAAFASLHPRIHWPRLQECSNFGPFERDFLDNKPSDHYLECLMRHIGLGSHHPGGTCALGSVVDTQLRLQGVSNVRVVDASVLPRPISGNPNSVVAAIAMRAASWILKSELQAGDLK